The following are encoded in a window of Mycobacterium sp. ELW1 genomic DNA:
- a CDS encoding amino acid permease, whose amino-acid sequence MTAPPLSLSQQLFRRRPVAGAPVAHGASDHLKRSIGTFQLTLFGVGATVGTGIFFVLSAAVPEAGPAVLVSFLLAAVAAGLSAICYAEMASSVPVSGSTYSYAYTTMGEVVAMGVAACLLLEYGVSISAVAVGWSGYLNKLLQNLFGWQLPQSLSAAPWDSAPGIVNLPAVLLILMCMALLIRGASESAFVNTVMVLIKLSVLGMFIVIALTAFNADHFHGFWDKGVPGITTAASMIFFSFIGLDAVSTAGDEVKNPQKTMPRAIIAALLVVTTFYILVAFAGLGTQDAADFGSDEQAEAGLSVILENITGSTWASTLLAAGAVVSIFSVTLVVMYGQTRILFAMGRDGLLPSMFAKVNPRSMTPVGNTVIVAAVTGILAGFLPLNWLLDAVSIGTLVAFITVSAGVILLRVRQPDLERPFKVPGYPVTPVLSILACAAVLYGLRWQTWLVFGGCVAVVLLFYLFWGRRHSALNAGGSDGYIPTSVPGDDDVMFDEEPPDHHFVTKHKDEP is encoded by the coding sequence ATGACCGCACCGCCGCTGAGCCTCTCCCAGCAGTTGTTCCGTCGCCGCCCCGTTGCCGGCGCTCCGGTAGCACACGGCGCCTCCGACCATCTGAAGCGCAGTATCGGCACCTTTCAGCTCACACTCTTCGGAGTCGGGGCGACCGTCGGCACCGGGATCTTCTTCGTGCTGTCCGCGGCGGTGCCGGAAGCCGGTCCGGCGGTGTTGGTCTCGTTTCTGCTCGCCGCCGTCGCGGCCGGACTGTCGGCGATCTGCTACGCAGAGATGGCGTCGTCGGTGCCGGTCTCGGGCTCGACCTACTCGTACGCCTATACGACGATGGGCGAGGTCGTCGCCATGGGTGTGGCAGCGTGTCTGCTTCTCGAGTACGGCGTATCCATCTCGGCCGTCGCCGTCGGGTGGAGCGGCTATCTGAACAAGTTGTTGCAGAACCTGTTCGGGTGGCAGCTGCCGCAGTCCTTGAGTGCCGCCCCCTGGGACTCCGCCCCCGGCATCGTCAATCTGCCCGCGGTCCTTCTGATCCTGATGTGCATGGCGCTGCTCATCCGTGGCGCAAGCGAGTCCGCCTTCGTCAACACCGTGATGGTGCTGATCAAGCTCAGCGTGCTGGGGATGTTCATCGTCATCGCGCTCACCGCGTTCAACGCCGACCACTTCCACGGCTTCTGGGACAAGGGCGTTCCCGGCATCACCACCGCCGCGAGCATGATCTTCTTCTCGTTCATCGGCCTCGACGCGGTGTCGACCGCGGGTGACGAAGTGAAGAATCCCCAGAAGACCATGCCCCGGGCCATCATCGCGGCACTCCTCGTGGTCACCACCTTCTATATTCTGGTCGCCTTCGCCGGCCTGGGCACCCAGGACGCCGCGGACTTCGGATCGGATGAACAAGCCGAAGCGGGGCTGTCCGTGATCCTGGAGAACATCACCGGCAGCACCTGGGCCAGCACCCTTCTGGCAGCCGGCGCGGTGGTCTCCATCTTCTCGGTGACGCTGGTCGTGATGTACGGACAGACACGCATCCTCTTCGCAATGGGCCGGGACGGTCTGCTTCCGTCGATGTTTGCAAAGGTCAACCCGCGCAGCATGACTCCGGTGGGCAACACCGTCATCGTCGCCGCCGTCACGGGCATCCTGGCCGGCTTCCTTCCGCTGAACTGGTTGCTCGATGCCGTGTCGATCGGCACCTTGGTCGCGTTCATCACCGTGTCGGCCGGTGTCATCCTCCTGCGGGTGCGCCAACCCGACCTCGAGCGACCGTTCAAGGTCCCGGGCTACCCCGTGACTCCCGTTCTGTCGATCCTGGCGTGCGCCGCGGTGCTCTACGGTCTGCGGTGGCAGACGTGGTTGGTCTTCGGTGGTTGCGTCGCTGTGGTCTTGCTGTTCTATCTGTTCTGGGGGAGACGCCACAGCGCGCTGAACGCCGGGGGCTCCGACGGGTACATTCCGACGTCGGTGCCCGGCGACGATGACGTCATGTTCGACGAGGAGCCACCGGATCACCACTTCGTCACCAAGCACAAGGACGAGCCGTGA
- the rocD gene encoding ornithine--oxo-acid transaminase: MTVADTVTGATAEAIALDNAYAAHNYSPLPVVAASARGAWITDVEGRRYLDCLAAYSAVNFGHHNDEIVATAHRQLDALTLVSRAFHSDQLGPFCAALAGLCGKDMVLPMNSGAEAVESGIKIARKWGADVKGVPAGMANIVVADNNFHGRTISIVSFSSDDTARGGFGPFTPGFRSVPFGDADAVAAAIDEHTVAVLIEPIQGEAGIIVPPDDYLPRLRAVCSRHNVLLIADEIQSGLARTGHTFACDHWGVVPDVYLLGKALGGGVVPLSAVVADRDVLGVLHPGEHGSTFGGNPLAAAIGSTVVGILRRGEFQSRSAELGLHLHARLRSLIGHGVLAVRGMGLWAGVDIDERLGTGKQLSLTLAERGVLVKDTHGSTLRFAPPLVITAEEIDWAVGQFARVLEQAGAHS; encoded by the coding sequence ATGACCGTGGCCGACACCGTCACCGGCGCAACCGCCGAGGCAATCGCACTGGACAACGCCTATGCCGCGCACAACTACTCGCCGCTTCCGGTGGTGGCCGCCAGCGCCCGCGGCGCATGGATCACCGACGTCGAAGGCCGGCGCTACCTGGACTGCCTCGCGGCGTATTCGGCGGTGAACTTCGGCCATCACAACGACGAAATCGTCGCCACAGCCCACCGCCAGCTCGACGCCCTGACGTTGGTGAGCCGCGCCTTCCACTCCGACCAGCTCGGCCCGTTCTGCGCCGCACTGGCCGGACTCTGTGGCAAGGACATGGTGCTGCCCATGAACAGCGGCGCCGAGGCAGTGGAGAGTGGCATCAAGATTGCCCGCAAGTGGGGCGCCGACGTCAAGGGTGTCCCCGCCGGGATGGCGAATATCGTGGTCGCGGACAACAACTTCCACGGACGCACGATAAGCATCGTCAGCTTCTCCTCCGATGACACCGCCCGCGGCGGCTTCGGCCCGTTCACCCCCGGCTTCCGATCGGTGCCCTTCGGCGACGCCGACGCGGTCGCAGCGGCGATCGACGAACACACGGTCGCCGTGCTCATCGAGCCCATTCAGGGCGAGGCCGGGATCATCGTCCCGCCGGACGACTACCTGCCCCGACTGCGCGCCGTGTGCAGCAGGCACAACGTGCTGCTGATCGCCGACGAGATCCAGTCCGGCCTGGCGCGCACCGGTCACACCTTCGCGTGTGACCACTGGGGTGTGGTGCCCGATGTCTATCTGCTCGGCAAGGCACTCGGTGGCGGCGTGGTTCCGCTGTCGGCCGTGGTGGCCGACCGCGACGTTCTCGGCGTCCTTCATCCCGGCGAGCACGGGTCGACGTTCGGCGGTAATCCGCTGGCCGCGGCAATCGGTTCCACCGTGGTCGGCATCCTACGGCGCGGTGAATTCCAGTCCCGCTCAGCAGAACTCGGCCTGCACCTGCACGCCCGGCTGCGGTCGCTGATCGGCCACGGGGTGCTCGCGGTCCGCGGTATGGGACTGTGGGCCGGAGTCGACATCGACGAACGCCTCGGTACCGGCAAGCAGCTCAGCCTCACCCTCGCCGAGCGCGGAGTGCTGGTCAAGGACACTCATGGATCGACCTTGCGGTTCGCTCCCCCGCTGGTGATCACCGCCGAGGAGATCGATTGGGCGGTTGGACAGTTCGCACGTGTGCTGGAGCAGGCAGGTGCACACTCTTAA
- the ddaH gene encoding dimethylargininase — MTISPDVAVGSTRTPRRQRLRHYAMTPPTYFSVEYAINPWMDTSTPVDVELALAQWEHLRDTYRRLGHTVDLVEPVPGLPDMVYAANAGLIINGTAIVARFKHAERHGESVAYAAWMGRHGHDPVATRHVNEGQGDLLVVGSMILAGTGFRTHPHAHAEVGALTGMPVISLELVDPRFYHLDTALTVLDDTTIAYYPSAFTADGRAQLRRLFPDAIEVASADAYVLGLNAVSDGKHVVYPAQATGFAEQLRRAGFHPIGVDLSELLKGGGSVKCCTLEVFT; from the coding sequence ATGACGATATCCCCCGATGTCGCCGTCGGGTCGACGAGGACACCGCGCCGCCAGCGACTCCGCCACTACGCCATGACCCCACCGACGTACTTCAGCGTCGAATACGCCATCAACCCGTGGATGGACACCAGCACGCCCGTCGACGTCGAGTTGGCGCTCGCCCAATGGGAACACCTGCGCGACACGTATCGCCGGCTCGGCCACACCGTCGACCTCGTCGAGCCCGTACCGGGCCTGCCGGACATGGTGTACGCGGCCAACGCCGGACTGATCATCAACGGCACCGCGATCGTCGCCCGGTTCAAGCATGCCGAGCGGCATGGCGAATCGGTGGCATATGCCGCCTGGATGGGCCGACACGGGCATGATCCGGTAGCGACCCGCCACGTCAACGAGGGCCAAGGCGACCTGCTGGTCGTCGGATCGATGATTCTGGCAGGCACCGGTTTTCGCACGCATCCGCACGCGCACGCCGAGGTGGGCGCCCTGACCGGAATGCCGGTGATCTCACTGGAACTCGTCGATCCTCGGTTCTACCACCTCGATACCGCGTTGACCGTGCTCGACGACACCACGATCGCCTACTACCCGTCGGCGTTCACCGCCGACGGGCGAGCCCAGTTGCGCCGGCTCTTCCCCGACGCCATCGAAGTCGCGAGTGCCGATGCCTACGTGCTGGGGCTCAACGCGGTGTCCGACGGTAAGCACGTGGTGTACCCCGCGCAGGCCACCGGCTTCGCCGAACAACTCCGCCGGGCCGGCTTCCACCCGATCGGCGTCGACCTCTCCGAGCTGCTCAAGGGCGGCGGCTCGGTGAAATGCTGCACGCTGGAGGTGTTTACATGA
- a CDS encoding Lrp/AsnC family transcriptional regulator produces MDRLDDTDERILAELAEHARATFAEIGERVNLSAPAVKRRVDRMLDAGVIRGFTTVIDRSAVGWNTEAYVQVYCHGTIAPDRLRAAWIDIPEIISAATVTGTSDAILHVLARDMRHLEAALERIRSSADIERSESIVVLSNLIDRSPA; encoded by the coding sequence ATGGATCGGTTGGATGACACCGACGAGCGGATCCTGGCCGAGCTCGCCGAGCATGCCCGGGCCACCTTCGCCGAGATCGGGGAACGGGTGAACCTGTCGGCTCCGGCCGTGAAGCGCCGGGTCGACCGGATGCTGGACGCCGGGGTGATCCGCGGTTTCACCACGGTCATCGACCGCAGCGCGGTGGGCTGGAACACCGAGGCCTACGTGCAGGTCTACTGTCACGGCACAATCGCGCCAGATCGGTTGCGGGCGGCCTGGATTGACATTCCCGAGATCATCAGTGCCGCCACCGTGACCGGAACTTCGGACGCCATCCTGCACGTGCTCGCTCGCGACATGCGACATCTGGAGGCGGCGCTGGAACGCATCCGGTCGAGCGCCGACATCGAACGGAGCGAGAGCATCGTGGTGCTGTCCAACCTGATTGACCGGTCGCCCGCCTAA
- a CDS encoding FAD/NAD(P)-binding oxidoreductase, with the protein MSTSENGILIVGGGLAATRTAEQLRKSEYTGPVTIVSDEVHLPYDRPPLSKDVLHADLDDVVLKPAEFYAENDITLRLGSAATSLDTAARTVTLADGSVLGYDELVIATGLVPKRIPSFPDLEGIRVLRSLDEALALRAHAASARQAVIIGAGFIGCEVAASLRKLGVEVALVEPQPAPLASVLGEQVGNLVTRLHRAEGVDVRTGIGVAEVRGDNGHVTTVVLSDGSELPADLVVVGIGSRPATDWLEGSGLAVDNGVVCDEAGRTSVAGVWALGDVASWRDATGHQARVEHWSNVAEQARVIVPSMLGQEAPSVIVVPYFWSDQYDVKIQCLGEPEATDTVHIVEDDGRKFLAFYERDGVVAGVVGGGMPGKVMKTRAKIASGAPIADVLPAS; encoded by the coding sequence GTGAGCACGAGCGAGAACGGCATCCTCATCGTCGGCGGCGGCCTGGCCGCCACCCGCACGGCTGAGCAACTGCGCAAGTCGGAGTACACCGGCCCGGTCACCATCGTCAGCGACGAGGTGCATCTGCCATATGACCGCCCGCCGCTGTCGAAGGACGTGCTGCACGCCGACCTCGACGATGTGGTGCTCAAGCCCGCCGAGTTCTACGCCGAGAATGACATCACGCTGCGGTTGGGCAGCGCGGCCACGTCGTTGGACACCGCCGCTCGGACCGTGACCCTCGCCGACGGCTCGGTGCTGGGGTACGACGAGCTGGTCATCGCCACCGGCTTGGTGCCCAAGCGCATCCCGTCGTTCCCCGATCTGGAGGGCATTCGCGTTCTGCGCTCGCTCGACGAGGCGCTGGCGCTGCGTGCCCACGCCGCATCGGCCCGGCAGGCGGTGATCATCGGCGCCGGCTTCATCGGCTGCGAGGTCGCGGCAAGCCTGCGCAAACTCGGCGTCGAGGTGGCGCTGGTCGAGCCGCAGCCGGCTCCGCTGGCCTCGGTCCTGGGCGAGCAGGTCGGAAACCTGGTGACCCGCCTGCACCGCGCCGAGGGTGTCGACGTGCGCACCGGCATCGGGGTGGCCGAGGTGCGCGGCGACAACGGACACGTGACGACCGTGGTGTTGTCCGACGGCAGCGAGCTGCCCGCCGACCTCGTGGTGGTCGGCATCGGGTCGCGCCCGGCCACCGACTGGCTGGAGGGTAGCGGCCTGGCCGTCGACAACGGTGTGGTGTGCGACGAGGCTGGCCGCACCAGCGTTGCCGGCGTGTGGGCGCTCGGTGACGTCGCATCCTGGCGCGACGCCACCGGACATCAAGCCCGCGTTGAACATTGGAGCAACGTGGCCGAGCAGGCCCGGGTCATCGTGCCGTCGATGCTGGGCCAGGAGGCGCCGTCGGTGATCGTGGTGCCCTACTTCTGGAGCGACCAGTACGACGTGAAGATCCAGTGCCTCGGAGAGCCGGAGGCCACCGATACGGTCCACATCGTCGAGGACGACGGCCGTAAATTCCTGGCCTTCTACGAGCGTGACGGCGTGGTGGCCGGGGTGGTCGGCGGCGGTATGCCCGGCAAGGTCATGAAGACCCGCGCCAAGATCGCGTCCGGCGCCCCCATCGCCGACGTTCTTCCCGCGTCCTAG
- a CDS encoding VOC family protein gives MTDPLRVLTTEDLPVQPDPSFAAELRARLESALSLPANTQGVTMSGTAAAVAELNAPAAQTGIPRPAALPYLTVADARAAIEWYRDTFGAELIGDPIVMDDGRIGHAELSMSGGVLYLADEFDDLGLQAPQRGVNSVSLMVDVIDTDAALARARAQGAEVQREPYDGHGARTATIRDPFGHRWMLSGPTREPIRHGDIGCVSVQSPDTARAAVFYSHVLGWEYDPAGRVTNTVEAIDFSTSERPAVFCCYAVDDVDEARAAILAAGGWVGASRESAIGSLLEAGDAQGGVFAIYRPAPGQRRPLLNGAGHGELSYVTYEVGDSAAFREFYGQVLGWTFERGRVEDGWAVQNAHPMSGAAGGSPTPNTVPMWTVADIDAAVGRVREAGGTVLTEPARQPYGLMAECTDDQGGRFYLGEF, from the coding sequence ATGACCGATCCCTTGCGCGTCTTGACCACCGAAGACCTTCCCGTGCAACCGGATCCGTCCTTCGCGGCCGAGTTGCGTGCGCGGCTCGAGTCCGCGTTGTCCTTACCCGCCAACACCCAGGGAGTCACCATGAGCGGCACCGCGGCAGCAGTCGCCGAACTGAACGCGCCGGCAGCCCAGACCGGCATCCCCCGCCCCGCCGCACTGCCCTACCTCACGGTGGCCGACGCCCGCGCCGCGATCGAGTGGTACCGCGACACCTTCGGCGCGGAATTGATCGGCGACCCGATCGTGATGGATGACGGACGCATCGGCCACGCCGAACTGTCGATGAGCGGCGGTGTCCTGTACCTGGCCGACGAATTCGACGATCTCGGATTGCAGGCGCCGCAGCGGGGGGTCAACTCGGTGAGCCTGATGGTGGATGTCATCGACACCGACGCCGCCCTGGCACGGGCCAGGGCTCAGGGTGCCGAGGTTCAACGCGAACCCTACGACGGGCACGGCGCCCGTACCGCCACCATCCGCGACCCCTTCGGCCATCGGTGGATGCTCAGCGGGCCGACTCGCGAGCCGATCCGACACGGCGACATCGGTTGCGTGTCGGTGCAGAGCCCGGACACCGCCCGTGCGGCCGTCTTCTACTCACACGTGCTGGGGTGGGAGTACGACCCGGCCGGGCGGGTGACCAATACCGTTGAGGCGATCGATTTCTCGACATCCGAGCGCCCGGCAGTGTTCTGCTGCTATGCGGTCGACGATGTGGATGAGGCGCGCGCCGCGATCCTGGCCGCAGGAGGATGGGTGGGGGCGTCACGCGAATCCGCGATCGGCTCACTGCTGGAGGCCGGTGACGCTCAGGGCGGCGTGTTCGCCATCTATCGGCCCGCACCGGGCCAACGCCGTCCGCTGCTCAACGGCGCAGGCCACGGCGAGCTGTCCTATGTCACCTACGAGGTCGGCGACTCGGCGGCCTTCCGCGAGTTCTATGGCCAGGTGCTGGGGTGGACGTTCGAACGGGGCCGGGTCGAGGACGGCTGGGCAGTGCAGAACGCACACCCGATGTCCGGCGCGGCGGGCGGCTCACCCACGCCGAACACGGTGCCGATGTGGACGGTGGCGGATATCGACGCGGCGGTCGGCCGGGTGCGCGAGGCGGGCGGAACCGTTCTGACCGAGCCCGCCCGCCAGCCGTACGGGCTGATGGCGGAGTGCACGGACGACCAGGGTGGGCGGTTCTACCTCGGCGAGTTCTAG
- a CDS encoding sigma-70 family RNA polymerase sigma factor → MSADPEPPDAPYRLLELYDDALPVVYGYFVRRCGDQATAEDLTSETFLAAMDAARRPAPPPLAVPWLLGVARHKLADHYRRRSARATVPVADVPESEAADEWDAQLDRLVAESVLARLPEAHRVVLALRYMDDCSVPECAQLIGRSVHATEALLVRARRAFRKLYPEGGVS, encoded by the coding sequence GTGAGCGCGGATCCGGAACCCCCCGATGCTCCGTACCGGCTGCTAGAGCTCTACGACGACGCGCTTCCGGTCGTCTACGGCTATTTCGTCCGCCGGTGCGGCGATCAGGCCACCGCCGAGGACCTCACGTCGGAGACGTTCCTCGCGGCGATGGACGCCGCCCGGCGGCCCGCACCACCGCCGCTGGCGGTTCCGTGGCTGCTCGGGGTGGCTCGGCACAAACTCGCCGACCACTACCGGCGCCGTTCGGCCCGGGCCACGGTGCCGGTCGCCGATGTGCCGGAGAGCGAAGCGGCCGACGAGTGGGACGCGCAACTGGACCGCCTCGTCGCCGAAAGCGTGCTCGCCCGACTCCCCGAAGCGCATCGTGTGGTGCTCGCACTGCGCTACATGGACGACTGCTCGGTGCCCGAGTGCGCGCAGCTGATCGGGCGCAGCGTGCATGCCACCGAGGCGCTCCTGGTCCGCGCCCGGCGTGCCTTCAGAAAGCTCTACCCGGAAGGAGGTGTTTCATGA
- the mftR gene encoding mycofactocin system transcriptional regulator (MftR, the mycofactocin system transcriptional regulator, is an uncharacterized TetR family DNA-binding transcription factor. Its role is inferred by context. It occurs as part of the biosynthesis locus for mycofactocin, a partially characterized electron carrier derived from the terminal Val-Tyr dipeptide of the precursor peptide MftA, through a radical SAM enzyme-mediated process.) has protein sequence MTTGSGDSAGGSPAGPPSARVGRRRSTTGDHITDVALDLFANYGFSSVSVDDVAAASGIARRTLFRYYPSKNAIPWGDFDAHLQHFRDLFDRVADTEAISPALRSALLAFNTFDPSETERHRQRMRVILETAELQAHSMTMYAGWRGVVADFVAARTGGKPGDLVPQSVAWLMLGVALSAYEYWLADETVSLPQAIGDAFDVVAHGLDDLDGR, from the coding sequence ATGACGACTGGTTCCGGGGATTCCGCTGGGGGTTCGCCGGCGGGTCCCCCGAGCGCCCGCGTGGGGCGGCGTCGGTCCACCACCGGGGACCACATCACCGACGTCGCTCTCGACCTGTTCGCCAACTACGGGTTCAGCTCGGTCAGTGTCGACGACGTGGCTGCGGCATCGGGTATCGCCCGGCGCACGCTGTTCCGGTACTACCCGTCGAAGAATGCGATCCCCTGGGGTGACTTCGACGCTCACCTGCAGCACTTCCGCGACCTGTTCGACCGGGTCGCCGACACCGAGGCGATCAGCCCGGCGCTGCGGTCAGCATTGTTGGCATTCAACACTTTCGATCCCTCTGAGACCGAACGGCACCGACAGCGGATGCGGGTGATCCTGGAGACTGCCGAGCTGCAGGCGCATTCGATGACGATGTACGCCGGCTGGCGGGGCGTGGTCGCAGACTTCGTGGCCGCACGAACCGGCGGCAAGCCCGGTGACCTGGTCCCGCAGTCGGTCGCCTGGCTGATGCTCGGCGTCGCCCTGTCGGCCTACGAGTACTGGCTGGCCGACGAGACGGTCTCGCTGCCGCAGGCGATCGGCGATGCCTTCGATGTCGTGGCGCACGGACTCGACGACCTCGACGGCCGCTGA
- the mftA gene encoding mycofactocin precursor MftA (Mycofactocin is a small molecule electron carrier derived from the final two amino acids, Val-Tyr, of MftA, the mycofactocin precursor. It plays a role in redox homeostasis and the metabolism of alcohols and aldehydes in Actinobacteria, including Mycobacterium tuberculosis.): MEPSQATETETELVTETLVEEVSIDGMCGVY, encoded by the coding sequence ATGGAGCCGAGCCAAGCAACCGAGACCGAAACCGAACTGGTGACCGAAACGCTGGTCGAAGAGGTCTCCATCGACGGGATGTGCGGGGTCTACTGA
- the mftB gene encoding mycofactocin biosynthesis chaperone MftB (MftB, a small protein, is a peptide chaperone that assists the radical SAM enzyme MftC in performing two modifications to the C-terminal Val-Tyr dipeptide of the mycofactocin precursor peptide, MftA. MftB's role is analogous to the role of PqqD in the biosynthesis of PQQ, a cofactor that derives entirely from a Tyr and a Glu in the precursor PqqA.), translating to MRGLLTVPAHAVGDPAVAGSAFDPALSWRLHPQVAVRPEPFGALLYHFGTRKLSFLKNRTILAVVNSLPEHPDVRSALRAAGVDESDEAPYLHALSVLVTSNMLTCKDSQ from the coding sequence GTGCGGGGTCTACTGACCGTGCCCGCCCACGCTGTGGGCGATCCGGCTGTGGCCGGGTCGGCCTTCGACCCGGCACTCAGCTGGCGCCTGCATCCGCAGGTGGCCGTGCGACCGGAACCCTTCGGTGCACTGCTGTACCACTTCGGGACCCGGAAGCTGTCGTTCCTGAAGAACCGCACCATCCTGGCCGTCGTGAATTCGCTGCCCGAGCACCCCGACGTGCGCTCCGCCCTGCGGGCCGCGGGAGTGGATGAGTCCGACGAGGCGCCATATCTGCATGCCCTGAGCGTGCTGGTGACCTCGAACATGTTGACCTGCAAGGATTCCCAATGA